A single genomic interval of Anser cygnoides isolate HZ-2024a breed goose chromosome 7, Taihu_goose_T2T_genome, whole genome shotgun sequence harbors:
- the FFAR4 gene encoding free fatty acid receptor 4 translates to MPGAGAAGGYRTYFPFFSDFRGRNVTALRVGESVALGSIFLLALVGNVWGICLLAWRRHRLCVANCLVLNLFCADLLFITAIPFIGVVRWTESWVLGDVICHMLFYMMTLSGTVIILSLSAVSLERVVSIARLRHAACRRRKVLAAALLVWGFAAAVTLPLCCFFTVVRLPAAAGEEVQICTLVWPSTAGEILWDVTYAIVVFLIPGLVIVISYSRILQITKASRKSLNAGLAYSQNHQIRVSQQDYKLFRALIVLMISFFIMWSPVIIIIFLILVQNYKQDLNILPSVFFWIVLFTFANSAVNPVLYNVAHFRRKCQEILLCFTGNHIGNGAGTETTAKRSKREQPNLSFITR, encoded by the exons atgcccggggccggggccgcggggggctaCAGGACCTACTTCCCCTTCTTCTCGGACTTCAGGGGCCGCAACGTGACGGCCCTGCGTGTCGGTGAGTCGGTGGCGCTGGGCTCAATCTTCCTGCTGGCCTTGGTGGGCAACGTCTGGGGCATCTGCCTGCTGGCCTGGCGTCGGCACCGGCTGTGCGTCGCCAACTGCCTGGTCCTCAACCTCTTCTGCGCCGACCTGCTCTTCATCACCGCCATCCCCTTCATCGGCGTCGTGCGCTGGACCGAGTCCTGGGTGCTGGGCGACGTCATCTGCCACATGCTCTTCTACATGATGACCCTCAGCGGCACCGTCATCATCCTCTCCCTGTCGGCCGTCAGCCTGGAGCGCGTCGTCAGCATCGCCCGGCTGCGCCACGCCGCCTGCCGCCGCCGCAAGGTGCTGGCCGCCGCCCTCCTCGTCTGGGGCTTCGCCGCCGCCGTCACCCTGCcgctctgctgcttcttcaccGTGGTGcggctgcccgccgccgccggggag GAGGTTCAGATTTGCACCTTGGTTTggcccagcactgcaggagAAATACTTTGGGATGTGACCTATGCcattgttgtgtttttaatacCGGGATTAGTCATTGTCATCAGTTACTCCAGAATCTTGCAG ATTACAAAAGCATCAAGAAAAAGTTTAAATGCTGGTTTGGCCTACTCACAAAATCATCAGATTCGTGTTTCCCAGCAGGACTACAAACTATTCCGAGCCCTCATTGTGTTGATGATCTCCTTCTTCATCATGTGGAGCCCAGttataatcattatttttttaattttagtccAGAACTACAAGcaagatttaaatattttgccatcagttttcttttggaTAGTGCTATTCACTTTTGCCAACTCTGCTGTCAACCCAGTTTTGTATAATGTTGCCCATTTCAGACGTAAATGTCAGgaaattcttctctgttttaCGGGGAACCATATAGGGAATGGGGCTGGTACAGAAACCACTGCAAAAAGAAGTAAACGTGAACAACCTAATTTGTCTTTCATTACCAGATAA
- the RBP4 gene encoding retinol-binding protein 4 isoform X2 codes for MGYSRGRMAYTRRALPCLLLLALTFLGSSMAERDCRVSSFKVKENFDKNRYSGTWYAMAKKDPEGLFLQDNVVAQFTVDENGQMSATAKGRVRLFNNWDVCADMIGSFTDTEDPAKFKMKYWGVASFLQKGNDDHWVVDTDYDTYALHYSCRQLNEDGTCADSYSFVFSRDPKGLPPEAQKIVRQRQIDLCLDRKYRVIVHNGFCS; via the exons ATGGGATACAGCAG GGGTAGGATGGCCTACACCAGGAGAGCTCTGccctgtttgctgctgctggcactcacctttctgggcagcagcatgGCAGAGCGGGACTGCCGGGTGAGCAGCTTCAAAGTCAAGGAGAACTTCGACAAGAACAGG TACAGCGGCACCTGGTATGCCATGGCAAAAAAAGATCCTGAGGGGCTGTTCCTGCAGGACAACGTGGTAGCCCAGTTTACTGTAGATGAAAATGGACAGATGAGTGCCACTGCAAAGGGCAGAGTCAGACTCTTCAA TAACTGGGATGTCTGTGCTGATATGATTGGCTCTTTCACTGACACTGAGGATCCTGCCAAGTTCAAGATGAAGTACTGGGGAGTTGCctcttttctgcagaaaggaa ATGATGATCACTGGGTAGTGGACACAGATTATGATACATATGCTCTTCATTATTCCTGCCGCCAGCTAAATGAAGATGGCACTTGTGCCGATAGCTATTCCTTTGTGTTCTCCCGGGACCCCAAGGGATTGCCTCCAGAGGCACAGAAAATTGTCAGACAAAGGCAGATAGACCTCTGCTTGGACAGAAAATACAGAGTTATCGTTCATAATG GATTTTGCTCTTAA
- the RBP4 gene encoding retinol-binding protein 4 isoform X3, with amino-acid sequence MAYTRRALPCLLLLALTFLGSSMAERDCRVSSFKVKENFDKNRYSGTWYAMAKKDPEGLFLQDNVVAQFTVDENGQMSATAKGRVRLFNNWDVCADMIGSFTDTEDPAKFKMKYWGVASFLQKGNDDHWVVDTDYDTYALHYSCRQLNEDGTCADSYSFVFSRDPKGLPPEAQKIVRQRQIDLCLDRKYRVIVHNGFCS; translated from the exons ATGGCCTACACCAGGAGAGCTCTGccctgtttgctgctgctggcactcacctttctgggcagcagcatgGCAGAGCGGGACTGCCGGGTGAGCAGCTTCAAAGTCAAGGAGAACTTCGACAAGAACAGG TACAGCGGCACCTGGTATGCCATGGCAAAAAAAGATCCTGAGGGGCTGTTCCTGCAGGACAACGTGGTAGCCCAGTTTACTGTAGATGAAAATGGACAGATGAGTGCCACTGCAAAGGGCAGAGTCAGACTCTTCAA TAACTGGGATGTCTGTGCTGATATGATTGGCTCTTTCACTGACACTGAGGATCCTGCCAAGTTCAAGATGAAGTACTGGGGAGTTGCctcttttctgcagaaaggaa ATGATGATCACTGGGTAGTGGACACAGATTATGATACATATGCTCTTCATTATTCCTGCCGCCAGCTAAATGAAGATGGCACTTGTGCCGATAGCTATTCCTTTGTGTTCTCCCGGGACCCCAAGGGATTGCCTCCAGAGGCACAGAAAATTGTCAGACAAAGGCAGATAGACCTCTGCTTGGACAGAAAATACAGAGTTATCGTTCATAATG GATTTTGCTCTTAA
- the RBP4 gene encoding retinol-binding protein 4 isoform X1, with protein MAEKVEAAGSPAVKRGRMAYTRRALPCLLLLALTFLGSSMAERDCRVSSFKVKENFDKNRYSGTWYAMAKKDPEGLFLQDNVVAQFTVDENGQMSATAKGRVRLFNNWDVCADMIGSFTDTEDPAKFKMKYWGVASFLQKGNDDHWVVDTDYDTYALHYSCRQLNEDGTCADSYSFVFSRDPKGLPPEAQKIVRQRQIDLCLDRKYRVIVHNGFCS; from the exons ATGGCAGAGAAGGTGGAGGCGGCTGGCTCCCCTGCTGTGAAAAG GGGTAGGATGGCCTACACCAGGAGAGCTCTGccctgtttgctgctgctggcactcacctttctgggcagcagcatgGCAGAGCGGGACTGCCGGGTGAGCAGCTTCAAAGTCAAGGAGAACTTCGACAAGAACAGG TACAGCGGCACCTGGTATGCCATGGCAAAAAAAGATCCTGAGGGGCTGTTCCTGCAGGACAACGTGGTAGCCCAGTTTACTGTAGATGAAAATGGACAGATGAGTGCCACTGCAAAGGGCAGAGTCAGACTCTTCAA TAACTGGGATGTCTGTGCTGATATGATTGGCTCTTTCACTGACACTGAGGATCCTGCCAAGTTCAAGATGAAGTACTGGGGAGTTGCctcttttctgcagaaaggaa ATGATGATCACTGGGTAGTGGACACAGATTATGATACATATGCTCTTCATTATTCCTGCCGCCAGCTAAATGAAGATGGCACTTGTGCCGATAGCTATTCCTTTGTGTTCTCCCGGGACCCCAAGGGATTGCCTCCAGAGGCACAGAAAATTGTCAGACAAAGGCAGATAGACCTCTGCTTGGACAGAAAATACAGAGTTATCGTTCATAATG GATTTTGCTCTTAA